One part of the Lotus japonicus ecotype B-129 chromosome 2, LjGifu_v1.2 genome encodes these proteins:
- the LOC130739768 gene encoding UDP-glycosyltransferase 708G1-like — MSPASVVHVALLPSAGMGHLTPFLRLAALLVRHHCHVTLITPQPTVSKAEQHLLTRFQSSFPDVNQVQFHVVPPDEDVPSAADPFFLQFAAIRRSSHLLSPILASLSPPLSAFVYDMTLISPVLPIANTLGVPYYILFTSSATMFSFYSYFPSLPAPQSFPDVVEIPGVLAIPKSSIPPPLMIPNSIFGNLFKEDSPKLTKLHGVFINTFEGLEAVSLEALNCGKVVKELPPVYPVGPFVPCEFEKVDQKGAPLTWLDDQPDGSVVYVCFGSRTALGRDQIRELGDGLVRSGCRFLWVVKDKKVDKEDEEGLDGLLGEELVERIKEKGLVVKEWVDQSEILGHKAVRGFVSHCGWNSVIEAAWCGVPILGWPQIGDQKINAEVVSKSGWGVWKKDWGWEGERVVKGEEIGEAVKEMMNNESLKIRAVQVKEDARKAISVGGGCEIALQNLREEWKKIVKNI, encoded by the coding sequence ATGTCTCCTGCTTCTGTTGTTCATGTTGCTCTATTGCCAAGTGCTGGCATGGGCCATCTCACTCCATTTCTGAGGCTAGCTGCTCTGCTTGTTCGCCACCACTGCCATGTAACTCTCATCACCCCTCAACCCACTGTCTCAAAGGCAGAACAACACCTTCTCACTCGGTTCCAATCTTCTTTCCCTGATGTCAACCAAGTCCAGTTTCATGTTGTTCCTCCTGATGAAGATGTTCCCTCTGCTGCTGACCCTTTTTTCCTCCAATTTGCAGCCATTCGTAGATCTTCCCACCTTCTCTCCCCTATACTTGCTTCACTTTCACCACCTTTGTCTGCTTTTGTCTATGACATGACCCTGATTTCCCCTGTTCTTCCCATTGCTAACACCCTGGGTGTCCCTTACTACATCTTGTTCACTTCTTCAGCTACCATGTTCTCCTTCTATTCCTACTTCCCCAGTTTACCTGCACCTCAATCCTTTCCTGATGTTGTTGAGATTCCAGGAGTTTTAGCCATACCTAAATCGTCAATCCCTCCACCACTTATGATCCCCAACAGTATATTTGGTAACCTTTTCAAGGAGGACTCTCCTAAGCTAACAAAACTACATGGGGTTTTCATCAATACATTTGAAGGACTAGAAGCAGTGTCCCTGGAGGCTCTTAACTGTGGAAAAGTGGTCAAAGAATTGCCCCCAGTTTATCCAGTTGGTCCTTTTGTGCCTTGTGAGTTTGAAAAGGTTGACCAGAAGGGAGCACCATTGACATGGCTTGATGATCAACCTGATGGGTCTGTGGTGTATGTTTGCTTTGGCAGTAGAACTGCCCTGGGGAGGGACCAAATAAGAGAGTTAGGAGATGGGTTGGTTAGAAGTGGATGCAGATTTTTGTGGGTGGTGAAGGACAAGAAAGTTGacaaggaagatgaagaagggttGGATGGGTTGCTGGGGGAAGAGCTTGTGGAGAGGATAAAAGAGAAGGGGTTGGTTGTGAAAGAGTGGGTGGACCAAAGTGAGATTCTTGGCCACAAGGCTGTGAGAGGGTTTGTGAGTCATTGTGGGTGGAACTCAGTGATTGAAGCAGCATGGTGTGGTGTTCCAATTTTGGGGTGGCCTCAGATTGGAGATCAGAAGATAAATGCAGAAGTAGTGTCAAAGAGCGGGTGGGGTGTGTGGAAGAAAGATTGGGGTTGGGAAGGAGAACGTGTGGTGAAAGGTGAGGAGATTGGAGAGGCTGTAAAAGAGATGATGAATAATGAATCTCTTAAGATCAGAGCAGTGCAAGTCAAAGAGGATGCAAGGAAGGCCATCAGTGTTGGTGGGGGATGTGAGATTGCTCTTCAGAATCTAAGGGAAGAGTGGAAGAAGATTGTTAAGAACATTTGA
- the LOC130739769 gene encoding uncharacterized protein LOC130739769, with amino-acid sequence MGASSLPSFIQVMPSSHEKLSTHQKKFQIGIPTRDTQFSWSFSSPPSCKVLHKSLPLAASIAILLWSSPAHAGFMSGISGLESVPGPQLPQIDFLSRRNEENQKMYAENDARFKSSPLLKKLLEQSESKKEKNRKEIENKYCLRGAEWGVGDCSAEGMTPDEREKFIAMLKQRVEESN; translated from the exons ATGGGTGCCTCTTCACTACCATCTTTCATTCAGGTGATGCCATCTTCACATGAAAAACTCAGCACCCATCAAAAGAAGTTTCAAATTGGAATACCAACAAGAGACACACAGTTTTCTTGGTCTTTTTCTTCACCTCCTTCCTGCAAAGTTCTTCACAAATCACTTCCTTTGGCTGCTTCAATTGCAATTCTTCTCTGGTCAAGCCCTG CACATGCTGGGTTCATGTCAGGAATCTCTGGATTAGAGTCTGTTCCTGGTCCTCAGCTTCCTCAGATTGACTTTCTCAGCCGCAGAAATG aAGAAAACCAGAAGATGTATGCTGAGAATGATGCAAGATTTAAATCTTCTCCCCTGCTGAAGAAACTGCTCGAGCAATCTGAGTCCAAAAAAGAGAA GAACCGTAAAGAAATTGAGAACAAGTATTGCTTACGTGGAGCAGAGTGGGGAGTTGGGGATTGTTCAGCAGAGGGAATGACTCCAGATGAGAGGGAGAAATTCATAGCAATGTTGAAGCAGAGGGTTGAAGAAAGTAATTAA